The Pecten maximus chromosome 12, xPecMax1.1, whole genome shotgun sequence genome includes a region encoding these proteins:
- the LOC117339273 gene encoding M-phase inducer phosphatase-like yields MASTLTLTPCRSLDFDDEVKFLMTPEVKKDLRQLFDDEDSGLGMDDIGIPSTDYKVSTRLDFSNVFASPVRHIDGNYTGLKRSLFSGKRHRDEDDCVTPSSKIQRRSGGMKRTMSYEDSPMLIPRDMKAAVDRLVEEDLIGDGTDTFCLPTIRGKHQDLKSISADTMADILTGSYDDVIDTYRIIDCRYPYEYDGGHIKDAENKYTRDQVQQLLHDTQACDVTGKRNILIFHCEFSSERGPKMMRFLRAQDRTQNEANYPSLTFPEVYLLDGGYKAFYHKDKTLCQPMEYKPMLHPGHCDDLRHFRSRSKSWAAGDKKRTISRRP; encoded by the exons ATGGCAtcaactttgaccttgaccccgTGTCGTAGTCTTGACTTTGATGACGAGGTCAAATTCCTAATGACCCCGGAAGTGAAGAAGGACCTCCGTCAGTTGTTCGATGATGAAGATTCCGGACTTGGAATGGATGATATTGGG ATCCCATCAACAGATTACAAGGTGTCCACACGTTTGGATTTCAGTAACGTGTTCGCCTCCCCGGTACGGCAT ATTGATGGTAACTATACCGGGTTAAAGCGTTCCCTCTTCTCAGGCAAGCGTCACCGTGATGAGGATGATTGCGTTACTCCATCGTCTAAGATACAGCGGAGGAGCGGTGGAATGAAGAGGACGATGTCTTATGAG gACAGTCCGATGTTGATACCACGTGACATGAAGGCTGCTGTAGACCGTTTGGTGGAGGAGGATTTGATAGGGGACGGGACCGACACGTTTTGTCTGCCGACCATCAGGGGCAAACACCAGGACCTCAAGTCCATCTCAGCTGATACG ATGGCCGATATACTGACCGGAagttatgatgacgtcatcgatACTTACAGAATCATCGACTGTCGATACCCGTACGAGTACGATGGGGGTCACATCAAG GACGCAGAGAATAAATATACACGTGACCAGGTCCAACAGTTGCTTCACGACACGCAGGCGTGTGACGTCACCGGGAAAAGAAACATTCTCATCTTCCACTGTGAATTCTCATCAGAGAGGGGACCCAAGAT GATGCGTTTCCTGAGGGCCCAAGACCGTACTCAGAACGAGGCTAACTACCCGTCCCTGACCTTCCCCGAGGTGTACCTACTTGATGGCGGTTACAAAGCGTTCTATCACAAAGACAAG ACTCTGTGTCAACCAATGGAATACAAGCCGATGCTACATCCTGGTCACTGCGATGATTTACGTCACTTCCGGTCAAGATCCAAGTCCTGGGCTGCAGGAGACAAGAAAAGAACGATATCACGACGTCCCTGA
- the LOC117339272 gene encoding M-phase inducer phosphatase-like has translation MASTLTLTPTPCRSLDYDDEVKSPMTPEVKKDLRQLFDDEDSGLGMDDIVSPSTDYKVSTRLDFSNVFASPVRHIDGNYTGLKRSLFSGKRHRDEDDCVTPSSKIQRRSGGMKRTMSYGDSPMLIPRDMKAAVDRLVEEDLIGDGTDTFCLPTIRGKHQDLKSISADTMADILTGSYDDVIDTYRIIDCRYPYEYDGGHIKDAENRYTRDQVQQLLHDTQTCDVTGKRNILIFHCEFSSERGPKMMRFLRAQDRTQNEANYPSLTFPEVYLLDGGYKAFYHTDKTLCQPMEYTPMLHPGHCDDLRHFRSRSKSWAAGDKKRKISRRP, from the exons ATGGCAtcaactttgaccttgaccccgACCCCGTGTCGTAGTCTTGACTACGACGACGAGGTCAAATCCCCAATGACCCCGGAAGTGAAGAAGGACCTCCGTCAGTTGTTCGATGATGAAGATTCCGGACTTGGAATGGACGATATTGTG AGCCCATCAACAGATTACAAGGTGTCCACACGTTTGGATTTCAGCAACGTGTTCGCCTCCCCGGTACGGCAT ATTGATGGTAACTATACCGGGTTAAAGCGTTCCCTCTTCTCAGGCAAGCGTCACCGTGATGAGGATGATTGCGTTACTCCCTCGTCTAAGATACAGCGGAGGAGCGGTGGAATGAAGAGGACGATGTCTTATGGG gACAGTCCGATGTTGATACCACGTGACATGAAGGCTGCTGTAGACCGTTTGGTGGAGGAGGATTTGATAGGGGACGGGACCGACACGTTTTGTCTGCCGACCATCAGGGGCAAACACCAGGACCTCAAGTCCATCTCAGCTGATACG ATGGCCGATATACTGACCGGAagttatgatgacgtcatcgatACTTACAGAATCATCGACTGTCGATACCCGTACGAGTACGATGGGGGTCACATCAAG GACGCAGAGAATAGGTATACACGTGACCAGGTCCAACAGCTGCTTCACGACACGCAGACATGTGACGTCACCGGAAAGAGAAACATTCTCATCTTCCACTGTGAATTCTCATCTGAGAGGGGACCCAAGAT GATGCGTTTCCTGAGGGCCCAAGACCGTACTCAGAACGAGGCTAACTATCCGTCCCTGACCTTCCCCGAGGTGTACCTCCTTGATGGCGGTTACAAGGCGTTCTATCACACAGACAAG ACTCTGTGTCAACCGATGGAATACACGCCGATGCTACATCCTGGTCACTGCGATGATTTACGTCACTTCCGGTCAAGATCCAAGTCCTGGGCTGCAGGAGACAAGAAAAGAAAGATATCGCGACGTCCCTGA
- the LOC117339274 gene encoding uncharacterized protein LOC117339274 yields MDWINYTTAAGPTTTEWAAWSEYESEYNRATKAGSVVGPVVGSFIVIIFIISVFCFTSHVRRRRQEILARAARRNINQRQGERAFVVGHAHSPDWIGGEEHGSYTNTIMQDLPPPYTPPYETELKDGDLPPSYADAVVMYGYDTERDDVTRTFDESDVNYDVDYDTDNMTDYSVDDDVNTDATYDVDVPYDATNETRSCTYEAGSGHNYNDVTTD; encoded by the exons atggaTTGGATAAACTACACAACAGCGGCTGGTCCAACTACAACAG AGTGGGCAGCCTGGTCGGAGTATGAGAGTGAGTACAACCGAGCGACCAAGGCCGGTAGTGTTGTCGGCCCAGTTGTTGGTTCCTTTATtgtcatcatcttcatcatatCCGTCTTTTGTTTCACATCGCACGTGCGACGAAGGCGACAAGAAATATTGGCGAGAGCTGCACGACGTAACATCAATCAAAGACAAG GTGAGAGGGCTTTTGTGGTCGGCCATGCCCACAGTCCAGACTGGATAGGCGGAGAAGAACATGGGAGTTACACCAACACAATAATGCAGGACTTACCTCCCCCTTACACACCTCCTTACGAAACTGAATTGAAGGATGGAGATCTACCGCCATCGTATGCCGACGCAGTTGTCATGTATGGTTATGACACTGAACGTGATGACGTCACGCGAACATTTGATGAAAGTGACGTTAATTATGATGTTGATTATGACACTGACAATATGACTGACTATAGTGTcgatgatgacgtcaatacTGACGCCACATATGATGTTGATGTTCCCTACGATGCCACCAATGAAACAAGAAGTTGTACTTACGAGGCCGGAAGTGGTCATAattataatgacgtcacaaccGACTAG